DNA sequence from the Cellulophaga sp. HaHaR_3_176 genome:
TTTATTTAGATAATGCTGCAACTACAAAAGTTAGAGCATCTGTAATTGAAAAGATGCAAATTGCTTTAGCTGAAAGTTATGGTAACCCATCATCTACTCATACATTTGGCAGGTCAGCAAAAACAGCTATTGAAAAAACTAGAAAAATTATAGCAAAACTAATAAATGCTCATCCTTCAGAAATAATTTTCACATCTGGCGGAACAGAGGCAGATAATATGATACTTCGTTGTGCAGTTCGTGATTTAGGGGTGCGTACAATTATTACCTCTAAAATTGAGCATCATGCTGTTTTACACACCGTAGAAGATTTAGAAAAAGAGCATGGTATAAGTATAGAATATGTTGCATTAGATGAATTTGGTAACCCTGATTTAGAAAATTTAGAATTTTTATTGAAAAAAGATGATTCTAAAAAATTAGTAAGTTTAATGCATATTAATAATGAAATAGGAAATGTTTTAGATATTGATGCTGTTTCTCATTTATGTGGCGAAAATGGAGCACTATTTCATTCAGATACAGTACAATCATTAGGTCATTTTGCTTTTGATGTTCAAAAAATAAAGGCTGATTTTTTAACAGCTGCAGCTCATAAGTTTCATGGACCAAAAGGAGTTGGTTTTGCTTATATTAAAAGAAACATAGGTTTAAAAGCATTACTGTCTGGTGGTTCACAAGAGCGTGGTTTTAGAGCTGGTACAGAGCCTTTTCATAATATAATAGGTTTAGAAGAAGCTTTTGTGAAAGCTTATGAAAACTTAGATGAAGAAAGAGCTTATATATTAGACTTGAAATCTTATTTTATCAAAAATTTACAAAAAGCGTTACCAGGAGTCGAGTTTAATGGCCATTCTGGTAATTTAGAAAAAAGCACATACACATTAGTAAATGTCAGATTACCTTTTGATCAAAAGAAATCTCTAATGTTATTATTTCAGTTAGATATAAAAGGTATTGCTTGCTCTAAAGGTAGTGCTTGCCAATCTGGCAGCGATTTAGGATCACACGTATTAACACAAATATTAAATGCTGAAGAGATGAAAAAACCTTCTATTCGATTTTCGTTCTCTAAATACACAACAAAGCAAGAATTGGATTATGTAATTAATGAGCTAAAGATTTTCTCAGAAAATTAATTTAGTTTCCTTTTCTGCTTTTTAAAGATTCTCTATCATAAGGAAATTTTTTAGTAGCTTGTTTCATCATCAATTCAATTAAATCTTGTGTGTTTTTGCCAGATTTTTTATTTATTTTCTTTTCGTAACGCCATAAAAGTTTACTGGTTTCGCCATCACTAATTTTTATTCCGATTCGGCCATAATCAGCATCAACTAAAATATAATCTATAAAACTAAAATCAGAAGCGATACCATCTGATAGCAAAACATTTAAATCAATATTGCCACTAATAATACCATCAACATTTAATATTTTACAAAGTTCTTTTATACTATAGATATCAATATTACCATAGTTGATATCGTTTTGAGCTAAAATAGCATTAGTATTTTTTGTATTTTGAAACTCTACAGAAAATTTCTTTTTCTTTTTTCTTTTTGAAAAATAGATTTCTAAAGCATCTTGTACAGCGTAACCCTCTTTCTGTTCTAATATCTTTTTCTCTTCTTTTGATATAGATTTTTCTAAATCTAAATGTGTAAAAAAAGGAAGTATAGCTAGTACTTTATGATCTTTAGAAAGGTTATCAAACTTTGGGCTCTCGTATATGTTTTTCTGTGAAAAAGTTAAAGTAGCAATTAAAAGAAAGATTGATGTAATTACATTTTTCATTTTTACGTATCTATAGGCGCATGCGAATTCTTAAATTTAGAATACGGCTTGTTAAATAATTAGGCACTGCAAATTGCTGCTTTGTATCAATATCTCTAACCCATGTGTTTGTTATAGAGTTTTGATTGTTGAAGATGTTGAAAATTTCGAAACCTCCAGAAAGTTCTTTAAAACTATTTAGCCAACTATTTTTTAATGCTTTTTTGTTTTCGCCTACAAAAGTATATGAAATTCCTAAATCTGCGCGTTTATAATCTCTTAATCTTGATTGAAAATTGTATGGATCGGCATAATTAGGAGATCCACTTGGTAAACCTGTATTATAAACTAAATTTAAATGCATTTTTACATCAGGTATTGTTGGAATATAATCTTGAAAAAGAATAGCAAATTTCAGTCTTTGATCTGTTGGTCTAGATATAAAACCTCTATTAGAGCTATTTTCTTCAGTTTTTAAATACCCAATGCTTATCCAGGATTCTGTGCCAGGTACAAACGCTCCATTCATTCTAAATTCAGCTCCATAAGCATATGCTTTTGCATCATTATTAGCGACATACCTAATACGCACATCTTCTACGGTATAGGTGTTTACATTTGTTAAGTGTTTATAATATAATTCACTTGTGAGTTTAAATGGACTATCCCACATTTTAAAACTATATTCATTGCTTAATACAGCGTGTATGGCTCTCTGTGCTTTTACATCTGTATTAATAGTACCAAAAGTATTTCTAAACTCTCGATAAAAAGGGGGCTGATGATATATACCTAAAGCTAGTTTAAAAAATAAATCTTTTTTCCAATCTGGTTTAATCGCAAACTGTGCTCTTGGACTTATAACAGGATTTGAATTACCTTTTTCATCAAAATTTGAAGTGGACCAAAATTGACTTCTAACACCAATATTATAATAAATATCGTGTGTATTCCATTGTGTTTGTTTACTGAACTGTACAAATGCAGAAAACCTATCGGTTTTGATATTATTTATAGCATTGCTGCTTTCTAGAGCAGTCAGAGGAATATTCAAAGGTTGTTCGGGCTGGTTATTAGAAAATTCAATGCCAGAAGGCCTAACAAAAAAACCTGTAGAATCTAAAAATTCAGATTCTCTTATTTGATCACGTACATCTTCATGGGTATATTTAAGTCCCCAGTTTATTTGATTAACACCTTTACTAAATTTTCCTTTGTGTTCTAGGTTAAAAATTAAAGCATCTAAAATATTTCTAGCTCTATTAAATTGTGTACCTAGTTTTTTAGTAGTATTATCTTCTCCTAAATTATTTGAAACACTCACTAACTCGTATTGAGAAATTAAATCTGAAGATTCTTCTTCTATAGTGTGATAAATAGAAGGTATAAATTTTAGAGTCACATTTTTATTAAGATTATAAGTAGTTTTTAAAGCTCCAGAAAGAGATTGATATGTATTCTGTTCCTTACCTGCGTAAAATATAGAAAGTGACCTTGGATCATTGAGTGTTCCGAAATTTGTTTTTCTAGTTTTTGGTTCGTTTAAGTAATTGTTAACCGAAGCATTACCTAAAAAATCAATATTTATTTTTTTTGAAAATTGATAACTTTCATAGGTTTGAATATCAAAAAACCTCGGTTTTACATTTGTAATTGTTTCTTGGCTATTTATAAATAAACTATTGTCTCTATAACGAACACCTGTAATTGTGCTTAATTTTTTATTTTTAGAACTAGTTTCTACAGTTACACTAGCGCCAATTAAACTGGCATCAACATTTAAACCAAAAGAGCTTGGTTTTTTATAGGTTATATCTAAAACAGACGAAAGCTTGTCTCCATATTTAGCTTGAAACCCTCCTGAAGAAAAATTAACTTTCTGAGTCATATCGCTATTTATAAAACTTAAACCTTCTTGCTGACCAGAACGTACTAAAAAAGGGCGATAAACTTCAACTTCATTAACATAAACAAGGTTTTCATCATAATTTCCACCTCTTACATTATACTGGGTACTTAATTCGTTATTTGATGATACACTTGGTAATAATTTTAAAATATTCTCTACACCTGCATTTGCTCCAGGTATGTTTCTAATAATATTAGGTTGAATAGTATTAATAGTGTTAGCTATTTTAGAGCCATTAGCTGTTATTGTAATTTCGCCAATTTGAGTAACTTTTGATTTTAAAACAGGATTAAACTCAAAACTCTCGTTAGTAGATAGTGTAAGTTTTTTTAATATAATGTTTTCATGTCCTAAATGAGAAAAAGTTACTGTAATTTCTTGATCGGCAGCAACTTCTAAAAAATAAAAACCATTACTGTCAGAAATACTGCCGGTTGTTGCGGTACTAATATTTGTGTTAGGTACAGGTAGGTTTTCTTCATCTAAAATAACCCCAGTAATAATAGCATTTTGAGCGGCTAGTATCGTTGGGAAAAATAATAGAATAAATAATTTAAAAAACTTCAACATTTATTTTCTAAAGAAAGTACTCTTAAAGGTAGTACTATTACCAACATTATCGGTAACAATAAGTTCTAGATTACATTCTTTTTCATTTAAAATATTAGAGTCAAAATTATAGGTAAGTGTATTTTTTTTAGATTCATACTCCATTAAAATCCATTTTCCATTTAAGGTTGCAGAGTAGGTATCTATACCACTTAAGTCATCTGTAATTTCTACACTAAGGTAATTGTAGTTACTCAACCATTGCTTCTCTTTAAAGTTCTTAGCACGCACTTTAGGAGCAATTGTATCTTTAGCAAGTGTAAAAGTACCTAGGTATCTAGTTCGTGTAGAAAATGTTGTTCCTCTTCTGTAAGTTGATTCGTAGCTAGGTTCTAATCGGCTATTTAATCGTGCAATAAATAATTTTTTAAGATCCTCTTTTGGGTATTTAGATACATCAAATGATATGGTAAAGTTTTTATGAGCAGGTGTAGAGCTATCATGTATTTTAACAGTGTCAGCACCTTTTTCTAAATCGATATAAAAATCGTTGTAAAAGATATTGGCAGGAAAATAAACTTGAGCTATTCCTAAATCATATGTATTTGGTTTTTTAGCAACTAAATAATTATCTGTCTTTTTATCTTTTTTATCAATTTTTAAAACTTCTTTTTTCCCTTCAACAGGTATTATAACTTTAGTTGTGTTACCATGAAAATCTTTTAGAAGTAACTCTACCGAGTAACTTAAGCCTTCAGTTACATCAATTTTACCGTCGTTATATAATTCTTTGTAGATACTTAATTTGTTGCTAGGGTCTTTATACAGTTTTTGAATTCTTTGACGAAATCTCGCATAATGGCTATAATCTATTAATGTATTGATATATCTAGATTCGCCGAAAGAAAAACTCTCAAGGTCATAATTGGTATATGTTTTTCCATTTACAATTTGTTCAACTTTATATAAGCCATTTTTGTTAGCGGCCATATCTTGTCTGTCATAAGAGTTTACTCCAAAGCCAATAGTTCCGGTAGCATATACTTTATCCGCTAAAAAAGTACCATCACTTTGTTTTGTAAAATTAAGCGCTACTTTTTGGTTGCTTTGGTTTACAATACTATTATCTGTTAATGGATAAGTATATAAATTAAGTAAAATAGGATCTAGAGCGTCTCTAACTTCTAAACCATATAATAGCGGATTTGTTGGTTTTTCGGTAACGCTACTACGTATTTCAAAATGTAAATGAGGCCCGCCAGAACCACCAGTATTACCAGTGTATGCAATTACTTGACCTTTTTCTACTTTTAGCTCGCCAAAATCAGGAAAAACCTCTATTTCGTACGCTTTTTTGTTATACTGTATCTTTTTTACATATTCTTCTATCTCAGGTCCAAATTTTTGCAAATGACCGTAAACAGAAGTGTGTCCGCTAGGGTGAGCAATGTACAAAACTTTACCATAACCATATAAAGAAACTTTTATTCTGGTAATTGTACCATCGGCAATAGCGTACGTTTTTAAACCTTCACGTTGTTGTGTTTTAATATCTACACCTGAATGAAAGTGATTACTTCTTAACTCACCAAAGGTGCCAGATAACACAAGGGGTATATCTAAAGGAGATCTAAAAATTTCTTTTGAGTATTTTTCTTGAGCTGTAATTGTTAAAGAAAATAACAATAGGAAACCAAATATGGCTTTTTTCATAATAAAACGTACTTATACTGCGAAAGTAATTAATACAAATTAAAATTTAAAAACAATCGAGTGTAAATAAAATAAGAATTGAATACCAATTTTGGCTTTAATGAATTTTAAAAAAAAAGAATATTTAAAAAAGAATTGGGAAGTCTTAATATCTGTGTTAACTTTGTGTAAAATGCATTGATGTTTGCATATGAGTGAATTAGTAGAAATAGTAGATTCTTTAGAAAACAAAATAAGCAAGCTGTTACACAAAGTAGAGCTGTTACAGCAGGCTAATACTAGGTTAGAAGAAGAGCTTACGGTTGTTAAGAGTGATCATGGCAATACTAGAGATTCGCTTGTTGGTTGGGAAGAAAAATATAATTCTTTGAAACTAGCAAATTCGATGCTGGGTAGTAATACGAACAAAACAGAAGCTAAGCTTAAAATAAATACATTAATCAGAGAGTTGGATTATTGCATAACGCAACTATCTGAATAATACATTTACAATACAATGTCTGAAAAACTCAAAATAAAGCTTTCTATCGCAGATAGGGTATATCCGTTAACGATAGATCCAAGCCAAGAAGAGGGTTTACGTAAAGCTGCTAAAAATATTGAGCAGTTAGCTAAAAATTTTGAACAGAATTATGCAGTAAGAGATAAGCAAGATGTACTGGCTATGTGTGCCTTACAATTTGCTTCGAAGATAGAACAACATAGTATTGAACAATTAGAAGATACAACAGAGGTAACCGCTAGATTAAAAGCGTTAGACGAACTAGTATCAGATAAACTTAGTGTAAAATAAGTTCTTTAAAATAGATTAAATTACTACCCACATTGGTGATTATTTTTGACAAACTCAACGTTAAATTGTTTAAAAAGGGTGAGTTTAGGTTGTAAAAGCAGGCCTTGTATTCTAATAGGATCCTTGAGCAATCTGTTAGCCCTAAACTTGTTATTTTGGAGTTTGTACAAAACTTCGATCCAATGTGGGTTTTTTTATATAAATAGGTTAAAATTATGAATGATACAGCAGTACTTATAATAGCAGTAATAGTCGGTTTAGCAATTGGTTTTGCGATTGCAAAATTTATGGAAAAAGGAAGAGCTTCCAGAACAATTGCAAATGCAAAGAAAGAGGCAGACAGTATAGTTAAAGATGCTAAAGTAGAAGGAGAAAATATAAAGAAAGATAAAATATTTCAAGCTAAAGAAAAGTTTTTAGAATTAAAGGCAGAGCATGAAAAGGTTATTATTTCAAAAGATAAGAAAATTGCTGATTCAGAAAAACGAGCAAGAGATAAAGAATCACAAGTAGGTAGTGAGTTAGCTAAAAATAAAAAACTTAACGATCAGCTTGAAGATAAAATAAAAGATGTTGATTATAAAGGTGAATATTTTGATAAAAAACAATCAGAATTAGATAAGTTACATAAAAATCAAGTACAACAGTTAGAACTTATTTCAGGGTTATCTGCTGATGATGCTAAAGGACAATTGTTAGAATCTTTAAAAGAAACGGCAAAGTCAGATGCCATGTCGTACATGCAAACGACAATGGAAGAAGCTAAATTAACGGCAGAACAAGAAGCTAAGAAAATCATTATAAATACAATACAACGTATTGGTACTGAAGAGGCTGTTGAGAACTGTGTGTCAGTATTTAACTTAGAGTCTGATGATGTTAAAGGTAGAATTATTGGTAGAGAGGGGCGTAACATTAGAGCCTTAGAAGCTGCAACTGGGGTAGAGATTGTTGTGGATGATACTCCTGAGGCAATTATTCTTTCTTGTTTTGATTCTGTTCGTAGAGAAGTTGCTCGTTTGTCATTACATAAATTGGTTACTGATGGTCGAATTCACCCTGCTCGTATAGAAGAGATTGTAAAGAAGACAGAAAAGCAAATAGAACAAGAAATAGTAGAAATAGGAAAACGTACTGTTATTGATTTAGGTATACACGGTTTACACCCTGAACTTATTAGAGCAGTAGGTCGAATGAAATACAGATCATCATACGGTCAAAACCTTTTACAACACTCTAGAGAAGTTGCAAAACTTTGTGGTGTTATGGCTGCAGAACTTGGTTTAAATACTAAAATGGCTAAAAGAGCAGGTTTGTTGCATGATATAGGTAAGGTACCAAATACAGAAGCAGAGATGGAAACACCACATGCTATATTAGGTATGCAATGGGCTGAAAAATATGGTGAGAAACCAGATGTTTGTAATGCTATTGGAGCTCACCATGATGAGATTGAAATGAAAAACTTAATAGCACCAATCGTTCAGGTTTGTGATGCTATTAGCGGAGCAAGACCAGGAGCTAGAAGACAAGTATTAGATTCATATATACAAAGATTAAAAGATTTAGAAGAAATAGCTTTTGGTTTTGGAGGTGTGCAAAAAGCATATGCAATCCAAGCAGGTAGAGAATTACGTGTAATTGTTGAAAGCGAAAAAGTAACAGATGATAAAGCTGCTGAACTTTCATTTGAAATT
Encoded proteins:
- a CDS encoding cysteine desulfurase family protein, producing the protein MQKIYLDNAATTKVRASVIEKMQIALAESYGNPSSTHTFGRSAKTAIEKTRKIIAKLINAHPSEIIFTSGGTEADNMILRCAVRDLGVRTIITSKIEHHAVLHTVEDLEKEHGISIEYVALDEFGNPDLENLEFLLKKDDSKKLVSLMHINNEIGNVLDIDAVSHLCGENGALFHSDTVQSLGHFAFDVQKIKADFLTAAAHKFHGPKGVGFAYIKRNIGLKALLSGGSQERGFRAGTEPFHNIIGLEEAFVKAYENLDEERAYILDLKSYFIKNLQKALPGVEFNGHSGNLEKSTYTLVNVRLPFDQKKSLMLLFQLDIKGIACSKGSACQSGSDLGSHVLTQILNAEEMKKPSIRFSFSKYTTKQELDYVINELKIFSEN
- a CDS encoding TonB-dependent receptor plug domain-containing protein encodes the protein MLKFFKLFILLFFPTILAAQNAIITGVILDEENLPVPNTNISTATTGSISDSNGFYFLEVAADQEITVTFSHLGHENIILKKLTLSTNESFEFNPVLKSKVTQIGEITITANGSKIANTINTIQPNIIRNIPGANAGVENILKLLPSVSSNNELSTQYNVRGGNYDENLVYVNEVEVYRPFLVRSGQQEGLSFINSDMTQKVNFSSGGFQAKYGDKLSSVLDITYKKPSSFGLNVDASLIGASVTVETSSKNKKLSTITGVRYRDNSLFINSQETITNVKPRFFDIQTYESYQFSKKINIDFLGNASVNNYLNEPKTRKTNFGTLNDPRSLSIFYAGKEQNTYQSLSGALKTTYNLNKNVTLKFIPSIYHTIEEESSDLISQYELVSVSNNLGEDNTTKKLGTQFNRARNILDALIFNLEHKGKFSKGVNQINWGLKYTHEDVRDQIRESEFLDSTGFFVRPSGIEFSNNQPEQPLNIPLTALESSNAINNIKTDRFSAFVQFSKQTQWNTHDIYYNIGVRSQFWSTSNFDEKGNSNPVISPRAQFAIKPDWKKDLFFKLALGIYHQPPFYREFRNTFGTINTDVKAQRAIHAVLSNEYSFKMWDSPFKLTSELYYKHLTNVNTYTVEDVRIRYVANNDAKAYAYGAEFRMNGAFVPGTESWISIGYLKTEENSSNRGFISRPTDQRLKFAILFQDYIPTIPDVKMHLNLVYNTGLPSGSPNYADPYNFQSRLRDYKRADLGISYTFVGENKKALKNSWLNSFKELSGGFEIFNIFNNQNSITNTWVRDIDTKQQFAVPNYLTSRILNLRIRMRL
- a CDS encoding M23 family metallopeptidase: MKKAIFGFLLLFSLTITAQEKYSKEIFRSPLDIPLVLSGTFGELRSNHFHSGVDIKTQQREGLKTYAIADGTITRIKVSLYGYGKVLYIAHPSGHTSVYGHLQKFGPEIEEYVKKIQYNKKAYEIEVFPDFGELKVEKGQVIAYTGNTGGSGGPHLHFEIRSSVTEKPTNPLLYGLEVRDALDPILLNLYTYPLTDNSIVNQSNQKVALNFTKQSDGTFLADKVYATGTIGFGVNSYDRQDMAANKNGLYKVEQIVNGKTYTNYDLESFSFGESRYINTLIDYSHYARFRQRIQKLYKDPSNKLSIYKELYNDGKIDVTEGLSYSVELLLKDFHGNTTKVIIPVEGKKEVLKIDKKDKKTDNYLVAKKPNTYDLGIAQVYFPANIFYNDFYIDLEKGADTVKIHDSSTPAHKNFTISFDVSKYPKEDLKKLFIARLNSRLEPSYESTYRRGTTFSTRTRYLGTFTLAKDTIAPKVRAKNFKEKQWLSNYNYLSVEITDDLSGIDTYSATLNGKWILMEYESKKNTLTYNFDSNILNEKECNLELIVTDNVGNSTTFKSTFFRK
- a CDS encoding cell division protein ZapA, giving the protein MSEKLKIKLSIADRVYPLTIDPSQEEGLRKAAKNIEQLAKNFEQNYAVRDKQDVLAMCALQFASKIEQHSIEQLEDTTEVTARLKALDELVSDKLSVK
- the rny gene encoding ribonuclease Y, with translation MNDTAVLIIAVIVGLAIGFAIAKFMEKGRASRTIANAKKEADSIVKDAKVEGENIKKDKIFQAKEKFLELKAEHEKVIISKDKKIADSEKRARDKESQVGSELAKNKKLNDQLEDKIKDVDYKGEYFDKKQSELDKLHKNQVQQLELISGLSADDAKGQLLESLKETAKSDAMSYMQTTMEEAKLTAEQEAKKIIINTIQRIGTEEAVENCVSVFNLESDDVKGRIIGREGRNIRALEAATGVEIVVDDTPEAIILSCFDSVRREVARLSLHKLVTDGRIHPARIEEIVKKTEKQIEQEIVEIGKRTVIDLGIHGLHPELIRAVGRMKYRSSYGQNLLQHSREVAKLCGVMAAELGLNTKMAKRAGLLHDIGKVPNTEAEMETPHAILGMQWAEKYGEKPDVCNAIGAHHDEIEMKNLIAPIVQVCDAISGARPGARRQVLDSYIQRLKDLEEIAFGFGGVQKAYAIQAGRELRVIVESEKVTDDKAAELSFEISQKIQTDMTYPGQVKVTVIRETRAVNVAK